The sequence below is a genomic window from Lolium perenne isolate Kyuss_39 chromosome 4, Kyuss_2.0, whole genome shotgun sequence.
CTTTGAGGGGCTGTTTGGATTGTGCCCCGTCTAGCCCTGCCAAAATATTGGCATGACCAAATACAGGGCATAGCCAAAAAATTGGCAACTCATGGGTGTTTGGATTGTAGCCCATAGTTCCTGCCAAAATTTTGGCAAACCCGTTGGCTTCCATTTGGTTTCAAGCCAAATGACTAGCCAAATATTTGGCACATTGGTTTGGCTATTGTTTGGTTCCAGATCTCATAACTTGCATGACAACAAACAAGAAATTTTGTATTTATATGAAACATGATACATATATGACAATGGAACTAACACCTGGGATCTTCACAATGACAGGGTTCAATACATTAAATAGCCCATATAATGTTTTATACATCAGCTAAAGATATCTTGATCCGGCTTGGCTAGATGGGTTGCAATCTCAAGTTTATCCTTAGCTGTGATGGTTAGAGAATTTATTCGCTTCCAAAGATTTGCATAAGGATCTGTGGGTGGCATTGGTTGCACAGGAATAATTGGGGATGCAAGAGAGTCAGCTAGCTTCTTAATACTAACTGCTATATCATCATTAGATACCTTGCCTTTACTGTTTGTTTTGCCCTTGGTTGGATTCTTGGAAGGTGATGATGTCACTCGCTTGCGCTTCTTGTTTAAAGGATTACCATCCAACTCAACTTTAGGACTGAGGCGACCAATGATATCCGAGTCAGCTTCATCACTGTCCACTGGGATTGGATAGCTTTCATGTTCCACCAAATCATCATTGTCATCATTACCATCATCAACATTGACAGTGGTTTGGTCAATTGCGAGTGAGCCATCAGCTTGGGATTGGTCGGAAAACAACTCTTCCAATTCATGGAAGAACCTGATGGGTCTAGTAAGATAATTGATTGTTGTTTTCTGTCACACAAGGTAAGGCAGAACAGGTGTAAGATATTGTGTAataagcagaaaacatgaaaagatACACATATAAAGAAAAAAAAGATTTCAGGCCATAACATAAACGCTTACACTGAGATGTTGCTTTTCTGACTCGGAGAGTGTAAATTTGCAAGTGCTAGCCTCAAAGCCATTGCCACTATTGTTCATGGCTCGTCGCACCCAGCTCCACTTCTCCTTGTACGAACGATAATGCCGATCCACTTGGTTTTGAGTGGCTCCAAGAGAAAACTTGCCATTTAGAGCATCGGCACACTGCAAGTGGTGTTGTTTCTTG
It includes:
- the LOC127292409 gene encoding uncharacterized protein, giving the protein MGKNKLAVKSEDDCNSRDKYITWTDETTKFMLDWYIDLRRDKPATFKFKKQHHLQCADALNGKFSLGATQNQVDRHYRSYKEKWSWVRRAMNNSGNGFEASTCKFTLSESEKQHLSKTTINYLTRPIRFFHELEELFSDQSQADGSLAIDQTTVNVDDGNDDNDDLVEHESYPIPVDSDEADSDIIGRLSPKVELDGNPLNKKRKRVTSSPSKNPTKGKTNSKGKVSNDDIAVSIKKLADSLASPIIPVQPMPPTDPYANLWKRINSLTITAKDKLEIATHLAKPDQDIFS